One stretch of Micromonospora echinospora DNA includes these proteins:
- a CDS encoding GAP family protein, which translates to MPLLTALPLALEMVAGSKLVSAVVLAAGHHPRRSSAAFLGGVAVGVLGPLTLWYAAFRVVRHTAVHGIGVGGSRRLIDWIVLTLLAVLMVVTFRRRRRDRPPGWLRRLQDPRPAYAFGLGLLLAVAVPSDELVMASVAGSMAGHGRPWWHLLPFVALTVLLLALPLLTLLVFGDRAERLLPAFRAWTDRHSWLVSEAVILIFAAFVVADLASTSFSRP; encoded by the coding sequence ATGCCCCTGCTGACCGCGCTGCCGCTGGCGCTGGAGATGGTCGCCGGGTCGAAGCTCGTCAGCGCCGTCGTCCTCGCCGCCGGCCACCACCCGCGGCGCAGCTCGGCGGCCTTCCTCGGCGGCGTGGCGGTCGGCGTCCTCGGGCCGCTGACGCTCTGGTACGCGGCGTTCCGGGTGGTGCGGCACACCGCCGTGCACGGCATCGGGGTGGGCGGCAGCCGCCGGCTCATCGACTGGATCGTACTGACGCTGCTGGCCGTCCTCATGGTGGTCACGTTCCGCAGGCGGCGGCGCGACCGGCCGCCCGGGTGGCTGCGCCGGTTGCAGGACCCCCGGCCCGCGTACGCCTTCGGTCTGGGGCTGCTGCTCGCCGTCGCCGTGCCGAGCGACGAGCTGGTCATGGCGTCGGTCGCGGGCAGCATGGCCGGGCACGGCCGCCCCTGGTGGCACCTGCTGCCGTTCGTGGCGCTCACCGTGCTGCTGCTGGCGCTGCCGCTGCTCACGCTGCTGGTCTTCGGCGACCGCGCCGAACGGCTGCTGCCGGCCTTCCGCGCCTGGACCGACCGGCACTCCTGGCTGGTCAGCGAGGCGGTCATCCTGATCTTCGCGGCCTTCGTGGTGGCCGACCTGGCGTCGACGTCGTTCAGCCGGCCGTGA
- a CDS encoding alpha/beta fold hydrolase, with product MTVPSSPPGRFSRAELRLAFAAPRPAAGLTSDFRQVGGLLAHTRRAAGPDADAPPVVLVHGLAVSHRYLTPLAVALASRLPVYVPDLPGFGLTGRPGAAYDVDRHVAFLVDWLDAYRLGPVCLLGHSFGAEVAAALAARHPGLVRALVLAGPTCDPAARSRRGLAGRWLVDTLREAAWQTPILLRDVADARPWRVFATLSHSVRNAVEEDLVRVTAPTLVLTGARDPVAPAAWRDQVARLVPGARSAVVPGAAHNVVTTAPAQVAAAVHDLLTITTRS from the coding sequence GTGACCGTCCCGTCGTCCCCGCCGGGGCGCTTCAGCCGGGCCGAGCTGCGGCTCGCGTTCGCCGCGCCCCGGCCGGCCGCCGGACTGACCAGCGACTTCCGGCAGGTCGGCGGGCTGCTGGCGCACACCCGCCGGGCCGCCGGCCCGGACGCCGACGCGCCGCCTGTGGTGCTGGTGCACGGCCTGGCCGTGTCGCACCGCTACCTCACCCCGCTGGCGGTCGCGCTGGCGTCACGCCTGCCGGTGTACGTGCCGGACCTGCCCGGCTTCGGGCTGACCGGGCGCCCCGGCGCCGCGTACGACGTGGACCGGCACGTGGCGTTCCTCGTCGACTGGCTCGACGCGTACCGGTTGGGTCCGGTCTGCCTGCTCGGCCACTCCTTCGGCGCGGAGGTGGCCGCGGCGCTCGCCGCCCGCCACCCCGGCCTGGTCCGGGCCCTGGTGCTGGCCGGACCGACCTGCGACCCGGCCGCCCGGTCCCGGCGCGGCCTGGCCGGCCGCTGGCTGGTGGACACGCTGCGCGAGGCGGCGTGGCAGACGCCGATCCTGCTGCGCGACGTGGCCGACGCCCGGCCGTGGCGGGTGTTCGCGACGCTGTCCCACTCGGTCCGCAACGCAGTCGAGGAGGACCTGGTCCGGGTCACCGCGCCGACGCTGGTGCTGACCGGCGCCCGCGACCCGGTCGCCCCGGCCGCCTGGCGCGACCAGGTGGCCCGGCTGGTGCCGGGCGCCCGCTCGGCTGTGGTGCCGGGCGCGGCGCACAACGTGGTCACCACCGCGCCCGCCCAGGTCGCCGCCGCCGTCCACGACCTGCTCACCATCACCACGAGGAGTTGA
- a CDS encoding TIGR03557 family F420-dependent LLM class oxidoreductase, which produces MVNVGYTLMCEQAGPKELVDHAVRAEAAGFDHLVMSDHYYPWLDSQGHSPYAWSVLGAVAHATSRAELMSFVTCPIRRYHPAVVAQKASTIGVLSDGRFTLGLGAGENLNEHVVGGWPHVQQRHEMFEEALQIIRPLLNGETLTFSGNHFDVPDAYVWDRPDRPVPMAVAASGRQSATLAAEYADAMIATDPLPHLIDMYEEAGGAGRPRYGQVAICYGPDEDECRKIVHDQFRWFGLGWKVNADLPGPESFAAATQFVREEDVAEGVPCGPDTNRHVEAFKKFVDAGFTHVALIQVGGDNQPMFLDWAQEELLPRLREL; this is translated from the coding sequence ATGGTCAACGTCGGCTACACCCTGATGTGCGAGCAGGCCGGCCCGAAGGAACTGGTCGACCACGCCGTACGCGCCGAGGCCGCCGGCTTCGACCACCTGGTCATGTCCGACCACTACTACCCCTGGCTGGACTCCCAGGGCCACTCCCCGTACGCCTGGTCGGTGCTCGGCGCGGTCGCCCACGCCACCAGCCGGGCCGAGCTGATGTCGTTCGTGACCTGCCCGATCCGGCGCTACCACCCGGCGGTGGTGGCGCAGAAGGCCAGCACCATCGGGGTGCTCTCGGACGGGCGGTTCACGCTGGGCCTCGGCGCCGGGGAGAACCTCAACGAGCACGTGGTGGGCGGATGGCCGCACGTGCAGCAGCGGCACGAGATGTTCGAGGAGGCGCTGCAGATCATCCGGCCGCTGCTCAACGGCGAGACGCTGACGTTCTCCGGCAACCACTTCGACGTGCCCGACGCGTACGTCTGGGACCGCCCGGACCGGCCGGTGCCGATGGCGGTGGCCGCGTCCGGACGGCAGTCGGCCACGCTGGCCGCCGAGTACGCCGACGCGATGATCGCCACCGACCCGCTGCCGCACCTGATCGACATGTACGAGGAGGCCGGTGGCGCGGGCCGCCCCCGCTACGGGCAGGTGGCCATCTGCTACGGCCCGGACGAGGACGAGTGCCGCAAGATCGTGCACGACCAGTTCCGCTGGTTCGGCCTGGGCTGGAAGGTCAACGCCGACCTGCCCGGTCCGGAGTCGTTCGCCGCCGCGACCCAGTTCGTGCGCGAGGAGGACGTGGCCGAGGGCGTCCCCTGCGGCCCGGACACCAACCGGCACGTCGAGGCGTTCAAGAAGTTCGTCGACGCGGGCTTCACCCACGTCGCGCTGATCCAGGTGGGCGGCGACAACCAGCCGATGTTCCTCGACTGGGCCCAGGAGGAGCTGTTGCCCCGGCTGCGGGAGCTGTGA
- a CDS encoding cellulase family glycosylhydrolase, translating into MKKLLSVAGAALLTALAAVFALAQPAQAATGFSVSNGRLYDANGSEFVMRGVNHAHTWYPQQTSSFANIKALGANTVRVVLASGDRWTKNSAADVANVISLCKTNRLICVLEVHDTTGYGEEGAAATLAKATDYWLSIADVLKGQEKYVIVNIGNEPFGNQGYSAWTTDTSNAIKRLRAAGLTHTIMVDAPNWGQDWSFTMRDNASTVFAADAQRNTVFSIHMYGVFDTAAEISDYLGRFRTAGLPIVVGEFGFNHSDGNPDEDAIMAYSQANGIGYLGWSWSGNGGGVEYLDMTTAFNPAQLTSWGQRIFNGANGIAATSREASVYAGSTPTASPTVSPTVSPTTSPTVSPTPPPATTPPPSGGCTATYTVGNSWQGGFQGEVKVTAGAAAITGWTVRWTYANGQTVTQAWNASVSNSGSAYTARNVDYNGRLGAGASTSFGFIGTWQGTNSTPAVTCTPA; encoded by the coding sequence ATGAAGAAACTGCTCTCCGTCGCGGGCGCCGCCCTGCTGACGGCCCTCGCCGCCGTCTTCGCCCTCGCGCAGCCGGCCCAAGCCGCCACCGGGTTCTCCGTCTCCAACGGGCGGCTCTACGACGCCAACGGCTCCGAGTTCGTCATGCGCGGGGTCAACCACGCGCACACCTGGTACCCGCAGCAGACCAGCTCGTTCGCCAACATCAAGGCGCTCGGCGCGAACACCGTCCGGGTGGTGCTGGCCAGCGGCGACCGCTGGACGAAGAACAGCGCCGCCGACGTGGCAAACGTGATCTCGCTGTGCAAGACCAATCGCCTGATCTGCGTGCTGGAGGTGCACGACACCACCGGGTACGGCGAGGAGGGCGCCGCCGCCACGCTGGCCAAGGCCACCGACTACTGGCTGAGCATCGCCGACGTGCTCAAGGGCCAGGAGAAGTACGTCATCGTCAACATCGGCAACGAGCCGTTCGGCAACCAGGGCTACAGCGCCTGGACCACCGACACCTCGAACGCGATCAAGCGGCTGCGCGCCGCCGGCCTGACCCACACGATCATGGTGGACGCGCCGAACTGGGGTCAGGACTGGTCGTTCACCATGCGCGACAACGCGAGCACCGTGTTCGCCGCCGACGCGCAGCGCAACACCGTCTTCTCGATCCACATGTACGGCGTGTTCGACACCGCCGCCGAGATCAGCGACTACCTCGGCCGGTTCCGGACCGCCGGGCTGCCCATCGTGGTCGGCGAGTTCGGCTTCAACCACTCCGACGGCAACCCGGACGAGGACGCCATCATGGCCTACAGCCAGGCCAACGGCATCGGCTACCTCGGCTGGTCGTGGAGCGGCAACGGCGGCGGCGTGGAGTACCTGGACATGACGACCGCGTTCAACCCGGCCCAGCTCACCAGTTGGGGCCAGCGGATCTTCAACGGCGCCAACGGCATCGCCGCCACATCCCGCGAGGCGTCGGTGTACGCCGGCAGCACCCCGACTGCCAGCCCGACGGTCAGCCCCACCGTCAGCCCGACGACCAGCCCGACCGTCAGCCCGACCCCGCCGCCGGCCACCACGCCCCCGCCGTCCGGTGGCTGCACCGCCACCTACACGGTCGGCAACTCGTGGCAGGGCGGATTCCAGGGCGAGGTCAAGGTGACCGCCGGAGCCGCCGCGATCACCGGCTGGACGGTGCGCTGGACGTACGCCAACGGCCAAACCGTCACCCAGGCGTGGAACGCGAGCGTCAGCAACAGCGGGTCCGCGTACACCGCCCGCAACGTCGACTACAACGGCCGCCTCGGCGCCGGAGCCAGCACCAGCTTCGGCTTCATCGGCACCTGGCAGGGCACCAACTCCACCCCCGCCGTTACCTGCACCCCCGCCTGA